In Kocuria turfanensis, a single genomic region encodes these proteins:
- a CDS encoding DUF456 domain-containing protein, translating to MTAEIIATLITAVLLVVGCLGVIVPVLPGSILIVVGLLVWALTVQAVEGWTVLAVGSVLALTGMAASAVLTGARLKQRQIPNRSLLYAAAGAVVGLFVIPVVGIFVGFFVGLLLSETARQRDLRTALDSSWVALKAAGLGIVVEFGCALAASSVFVLGALVLFLTA from the coding sequence GTGACCGCCGAGATCATCGCGACCCTCATCACCGCCGTCCTGCTCGTCGTCGGGTGCCTCGGCGTCATCGTCCCGGTCCTGCCGGGCTCGATCCTCATCGTCGTGGGGCTGCTGGTCTGGGCGCTCACCGTGCAGGCGGTGGAGGGCTGGACGGTGCTGGCCGTCGGCTCCGTGCTGGCGCTCACCGGGATGGCCGCGAGCGCGGTGCTCACCGGCGCCCGGCTCAAGCAGCGGCAGATCCCCAACCGCTCCCTGCTGTACGCGGCGGCGGGCGCCGTGGTGGGGCTGTTCGTGATCCCGGTCGTGGGGATCTTCGTGGGCTTCTTCGTCGGCCTGCTGCTGAGCGAGACCGCCCGCCAGCGCGACCTGCGCACCGCCCTGGACTCCAGCTGGGTGGCCCTCAAGGCCGCGGGCCTGGGCATCGTGGTCGAGTTCGGCTGCGCGCTCGCCGCCTCCAGCGTGTTCGTCCTGGGCGCTCTGGTCCTCTTCCTCACCGCCTGA
- a CDS encoding molybdopterin-binding protein: MRSAAVIVASTRAAAGVYRDRSGRIAADWFGSHGFTVEGPFVVADGEDVRAQLERLLVARAPEDRPSVVVTSGGTGLAPDDLTPEVTRPFLDRELPGIMEALWAEGRRTTPLAVLSRGHAGVSGHTFVVNLPGSTGGVWDGLKVLEPLLDHVCDQLEGHRDRGHTDPGLRHHAAAPQAPEQQAPPPQDPGPRDPGPQDPEPHEENDR, from the coding sequence ATGAGGAGCGCCGCCGTCATCGTCGCCTCCACCCGCGCGGCCGCCGGGGTCTACCGGGACCGGAGCGGGCGGATCGCCGCGGACTGGTTCGGCTCCCACGGCTTCACCGTGGAGGGCCCGTTCGTGGTGGCCGACGGCGAGGACGTCCGCGCCCAGCTCGAGCGCCTGCTGGTGGCACGGGCGCCGGAGGACCGGCCCAGCGTCGTGGTGACCAGCGGCGGCACCGGCCTGGCCCCCGACGACCTGACCCCGGAGGTCACCCGCCCCTTCCTCGACCGGGAGCTGCCGGGGATCATGGAGGCACTGTGGGCGGAGGGCCGGAGGACCACGCCCCTGGCGGTGCTCAGCCGCGGGCACGCCGGCGTCAGCGGGCACACCTTCGTGGTCAACCTCCCCGGCTCCACGGGCGGGGTGTGGGACGGGCTGAAGGTGCTCGAGCCCCTGCTCGACCACGTCTGCGACCAGCTCGAGGGCCACCGCGACCGCGGGCACACCGACCCCGGGCTCCGGCACCACGCCGCCGCCCCGCAGGCCCCCGAGCAGCAGGCCCCGCCACCGCAGGACCCCGGGCCGCGGGACCCCGGACCGCAGGACCCCGAGCCGCACGAGGAGAACGACCGATGA
- a CDS encoding lytic transglycosylase domain-containing protein, with protein MSTTVLRPARPDAEQPEERPARSSSWFLLASVLLLLIGTGGLIHANTSDRGPGAPGTGAPSRTAPVPEPWGEDVLAAAELSGLPPQIVAAQLDVESRWDPRAVSPAGARGLAQFMPRTWARYGRGDPFDPRDAIRAQGRYLKDLRRMVGGLEPATAEEEIDLVLAAYNAGPTAVLRHGGIPPFAETRGYVTRIRELADTTYAGVCACG; from the coding sequence ATGTCCACCACCGTCCTGCGGCCGGCACGCCCGGACGCCGAGCAGCCCGAGGAGCGCCCCGCGCGCAGCTCCTCGTGGTTCCTGCTGGCCTCGGTGCTGCTGCTGCTGATCGGCACGGGAGGACTGATCCACGCCAACACCTCCGACCGCGGCCCGGGCGCCCCCGGGACCGGCGCGCCGAGCCGCACCGCTCCCGTGCCCGAGCCGTGGGGTGAGGACGTCCTGGCCGCCGCCGAGCTCTCCGGGCTGCCGCCGCAGATCGTGGCCGCCCAGCTCGACGTCGAGAGCCGCTGGGACCCCCGGGCCGTGAGCCCGGCCGGGGCCCGGGGCCTCGCCCAGTTCATGCCCCGGACGTGGGCGCGGTACGGGCGGGGAGACCCCTTCGACCCGCGCGACGCCATCCGCGCCCAGGGCCGGTACCTGAAGGACCTCCGGCGGATGGTCGGCGGCCTCGAGCCGGCCACGGCCGAGGAGGAGATCGACCTGGTGCTGGCGGCCTACAACGCCGGGCCCACCGCGGTGCTGCGGCACGGGGGGATCCCCCCGTTCGCGGAGACCCGGGGCTACGTGACGCGGATCCGTGAGCTGGCGGACACCACCTACGCCGGGGTGTGCGCCTGCGGCTGA
- a CDS encoding molybdenum cofactor biosynthesis protein MoaE, whose protein sequence is MSTPGPIQADTAVVAAFVTDEPLDHAQAVSAVQDERTGAVVSFSGVIRDHDGGRSVTSLDYTCHPGADRAVKDVARAVAEEFPGTRIWAAHRIGHLEVGDSALEAAVGAAHRKLAFAACDALVDRIKAEVPIWKEQSFADGSTEWVGLDG, encoded by the coding sequence ATGAGCACTCCCGGACCCATCCAGGCCGACACCGCCGTGGTCGCCGCGTTCGTGACCGACGAGCCGCTGGACCACGCACAGGCGGTCTCGGCCGTGCAGGACGAGCGCACCGGCGCCGTGGTCTCCTTCAGCGGCGTGATCCGGGACCACGACGGCGGCCGTTCCGTCACGAGCCTGGACTACACCTGCCACCCCGGCGCCGACCGGGCGGTCAAGGACGTGGCCCGGGCGGTCGCCGAGGAGTTCCCCGGCACCCGGATCTGGGCGGCCCACCGGATCGGCCACCTGGAGGTCGGGGACTCCGCGCTGGAGGCCGCCGTCGGCGCCGCCCACCGCAAGCTCGCGTTCGCCGCCTGCGACGCGCTCGTCGACCGGATCAAGGCCGAGGTGCCCATCTGGAAGGAGCAGTCCTTCGCCGACGGCTCCACCGAGTGGGTCGGGCTGGACGGCTGA
- a CDS encoding alpha/beta fold hydrolase, whose translation MSERVDDGTGEPAGAQRLTRCPSAGLLLDVRDAGPADGPPVLLLHGFPQDRTSWDRLAPALHAAGLRTLAPDQRGYSPGARPRGRGAYRLELLVEDAVAVLDAAGVERAHVLGHDWGGIVAWALAAHRPERTAALTVASVPHPRALSRSLVRSGQGLRSAYVAAFQLPRLPETVLGPRLGDLLRRSGLPAAEAARYAARMQQPGALTAALDWYRAVPLSRLRTGPVDVPTTYAWGNRDLALGRRAAELTAGHVRGPYRFVELDAGHWLPETRPEQLAALVVARAGGAG comes from the coding sequence ATGAGTGAGCGGGTCGACGACGGGACCGGCGAGCCGGCCGGGGCCCAGCGGCTCACCCGGTGCCCGTCGGCCGGCCTGCTGCTCGACGTCCGCGACGCGGGGCCCGCCGACGGCCCCCCGGTGCTGCTGCTGCACGGCTTCCCCCAGGACCGCACGAGCTGGGACCGTCTCGCGCCCGCGCTGCACGCCGCGGGCCTGCGCACCCTCGCCCCCGACCAGCGCGGCTACTCCCCCGGGGCGCGGCCCCGCGGCCGCGGGGCCTACCGGCTGGAGCTGCTCGTCGAGGACGCCGTGGCGGTGCTCGACGCCGCCGGGGTGGAGCGCGCGCACGTGCTGGGCCACGACTGGGGCGGGATCGTGGCGTGGGCCCTGGCGGCGCACCGGCCGGAGCGGACGGCGGCCCTCACGGTGGCCTCGGTGCCCCATCCGCGGGCGCTGTCCCGGTCCCTGGTCCGCTCGGGGCAGGGGCTGCGCTCCGCCTACGTGGCCGCCTTCCAGCTGCCCCGGCTCCCGGAGACGGTGCTGGGCCCGCGGCTCGGGGACCTGCTGCGCCGCTCCGGGCTGCCCGCCGCGGAGGCCGCCCGCTACGCCGCCCGGATGCAGCAGCCGGGCGCGCTGACCGCGGCCCTGGACTGGTACCGCGCCGTGCCGCTGTCGCGGCTGCGCACGGGCCCGGTCGACGTCCCGACCACCTACGCGTGGGGCAACCGGGATCTTGCCCTGGGCCGCCGGGCCGCGGAGCTGACGGCCGGGCACGTGCGCGGCCCGTACCGGTTCGTGGAGCTGGACGCCGGGCACTGGCTGCCCGAGACCCGCCCGGAGCAGCTGGCGGCGCTCGTCGTGGCGCGAGCCGGCGGAGCCGGGTAG
- the mobA gene encoding molybdenum cofactor guanylyltransferase, with protein sequence MSAPGPGPVFSAVVLAGGRSSRLGGRPKAGLRQGGRTLVELTLDAVREATGVVVVGPAELAVPAGVLRAREDPPFSGPAAGIAAGLRALETLPGTPWTLVLACDMPGVARAVPLLLEATRSVPGTDGHVSVPPDGRRQPLAALYRTEALRAAYAGQDPTDRSVFSFVRHLGLHDVTVAEDATADVDTWDDVRRHHLT encoded by the coding sequence GTGAGCGCCCCGGGCCCGGGCCCGGTCTTCTCCGCCGTGGTCCTGGCCGGCGGGCGCTCCTCCCGGCTGGGCGGACGGCCGAAGGCGGGCCTGCGGCAGGGCGGGCGCACCCTCGTGGAGCTCACCCTGGACGCGGTCCGGGAGGCGACCGGGGTCGTCGTCGTCGGGCCCGCGGAGCTCGCCGTTCCCGCGGGCGTGCTGCGGGCCCGGGAGGACCCGCCGTTCTCCGGACCGGCCGCAGGCATCGCGGCGGGCCTGCGCGCCCTGGAGACGCTGCCCGGGACGCCGTGGACCCTGGTCCTGGCCTGCGACATGCCCGGGGTGGCACGTGCCGTCCCGCTGCTGCTGGAGGCCACGAGGAGCGTGCCCGGGACGGACGGGCACGTCAGTGTCCCGCCCGACGGCCGCCGCCAGCCCCTCGCGGCCCTGTACCGCACGGAGGCGCTGCGCGCCGCGTACGCGGGCCAGGACCCCACGGACCGCTCGGTGTTCTCCTTCGTGCGACACCTCGGCCTGCACGACGTCACCGTGGCCGAGGACGCCACCGCGGACGTGGATACGTGGGACGATGTGCGGAGGCACCACCTGACCTGA
- a CDS encoding MoaD/ThiS family protein yields MLIRYFAAARAAAGTDTETVAVPADRPCTRRDVEALLVRAHPQPPPGQPPLAQVLARSSFLLDGVACPDPATVLTDTSVLDVLPPFSGG; encoded by the coding sequence GTGCTGATCCGCTACTTCGCCGCCGCCCGGGCCGCCGCCGGCACCGACACCGAGACCGTGGCGGTTCCTGCCGACCGGCCCTGCACCCGCCGGGACGTGGAGGCCCTGCTGGTCCGGGCCCACCCGCAGCCCCCGCCCGGGCAGCCCCCGCTGGCCCAGGTGCTGGCCCGCTCCAGCTTCCTGCTCGACGGGGTGGCCTGCCCCGACCCGGCCACCGTGCTCACCGACACGTCCGTGCTCGACGTCCTGCCGCCCTTCTCCGGCGGGTGA
- a CDS encoding pyridoxamine 5'-phosphate oxidase family protein — MTDEHATHVEDLPVHTCWELLRDAGVGRLAVWVEDHPDIFPINFVVDHGTLVFRSAEGTKLAAALADVPVAVEIDGYDASSAQGWSVVLKGRAERIQQIQELTDTLDLPLFPWQSGRKGVFVRVVPGLVTGRRFPVADPGEWRTPVSEARRAPDE; from the coding sequence ATGACGGACGAGCACGCCACCCACGTCGAGGACCTGCCGGTGCACACCTGCTGGGAGCTGCTGCGGGACGCCGGGGTCGGCCGCCTCGCCGTGTGGGTGGAGGACCACCCGGACATCTTCCCGATCAACTTCGTGGTGGACCACGGGACGCTCGTCTTCCGCTCGGCCGAGGGGACGAAGCTCGCGGCCGCTCTGGCCGACGTCCCGGTGGCGGTGGAGATCGACGGGTACGACGCGTCCTCGGCCCAGGGGTGGAGCGTGGTGCTCAAGGGCCGGGCCGAGCGCATCCAGCAGATCCAGGAGCTGACGGACACCCTGGACCTGCCGCTCTTCCCGTGGCAGTCGGGCCGGAAGGGCGTCTTCGTCCGCGTCGTGCCGGGCCTCGTGACCGGCCGCCGGTTCCCGGTCGCGGACCCGGGAGAGTGGCGCACCCCGGTGTCGGAGGCGCGGCGGGCCCCGGATGAGTGA
- a CDS encoding molybdopterin molybdotransferase MoeA gives MSGLPLPHDTNSPYTHALPVIDDDDAPAPAPVEVETIQDAEWHRARQFSYEVATALPSHWLPLQEALGGVLAEDVTAPIPVPHYASSAMDGYAVAGPQPWTVVFPEPVETDPRKMLTIPPKELYRPVLNLEPGQATRIVTGGLVPAGARAVLRDEYAHLSEEGTVLTIAAHAPSAEDIPYGQNIRRTGEEVAAGDVILRGQCLLNPAHIAFAAISGHDMLPVRRRPRVTILLTGSEVVEDGIPEPGQVRDAFGPQLPTFVEMLGGSVDQLRRVEDTAKAMLSALTEAPSGMASVLDARTEVVITTGGTGHSDADHVRSALEELGAVFLLDGLAQRPGHPTFLARLPEDGPFVVGLPGNPLAAMTSMFTVAQPLLAKLHGDPAPATRALPAAEELPGQKVTALVPGYLQDGKVAPRDRVGANMLRGLAHADVIIVVPPGGVAAGQDVEVVPLPWR, from the coding sequence ATGTCCGGACTGCCCCTGCCCCACGACACCAACAGCCCCTACACGCACGCGCTGCCCGTCATCGACGACGACGACGCCCCCGCGCCCGCGCCCGTGGAGGTCGAGACCATCCAGGACGCCGAGTGGCACCGCGCCCGGCAGTTCTCCTACGAGGTGGCCACCGCCCTGCCCAGCCACTGGCTGCCCCTGCAGGAGGCCCTCGGGGGGGTCCTCGCCGAGGACGTCACCGCACCGATCCCCGTGCCGCACTACGCCTCCTCCGCCATGGACGGCTACGCGGTGGCCGGCCCTCAGCCGTGGACCGTGGTCTTCCCGGAGCCCGTGGAGACCGACCCCCGCAAGATGCTCACGATCCCCCCGAAGGAGCTCTACCGCCCGGTGCTCAACCTGGAGCCGGGGCAGGCCACGCGCATCGTCACCGGCGGGCTCGTCCCCGCCGGTGCCCGGGCGGTGCTGCGGGACGAGTACGCGCACCTGTCCGAGGAGGGCACGGTGCTGACCATCGCCGCCCACGCCCCCTCGGCCGAGGACATCCCCTACGGGCAGAACATCCGCCGCACCGGCGAGGAGGTGGCCGCCGGGGACGTCATCCTGCGCGGCCAGTGCCTGCTCAACCCGGCGCACATCGCCTTCGCAGCGATCAGCGGCCACGACATGCTCCCCGTCCGCCGCCGCCCGCGCGTGACCATCCTGCTGACCGGCAGCGAGGTGGTCGAGGACGGGATCCCCGAGCCCGGCCAGGTCCGTGACGCCTTCGGCCCGCAGCTGCCCACCTTCGTGGAGATGCTGGGCGGGTCCGTGGACCAGCTGCGGCGTGTGGAGGACACCGCCAAGGCGATGCTCTCGGCCCTCACCGAGGCGCCCTCCGGCATGGCCTCGGTGCTCGACGCCCGCACCGAGGTGGTCATCACCACCGGCGGGACCGGGCACTCCGACGCCGATCACGTGCGCTCCGCGCTGGAGGAGCTCGGGGCGGTGTTCCTCCTCGACGGGCTCGCCCAGCGCCCGGGCCACCCCACGTTCCTCGCCCGCCTGCCCGAGGACGGGCCGTTCGTCGTCGGGCTGCCGGGGAATCCGCTGGCGGCCATGACGAGCATGTTCACGGTGGCCCAGCCGCTGCTGGCCAAGCTGCACGGCGACCCGGCCCCGGCCACGCGCGCGCTGCCCGCGGCCGAGGAGCTGCCGGGCCAGAAGGTGACCGCCCTGGTGCCCGGCTACCTGCAGGACGGGAAGGTCGCCCCGCGGGACCGGGTCGGCGCGAACATGCTGCGCGGGCTCGCGCACGCGGACGTCATCATCGTGGTGCCCCCGGGCGGAGTGGCCGCCGGGCAGGACGTCGAGGTCGTGCCCCTGCCCTGGCGCTGA
- a CDS encoding GTP 3',8-cyclase MoaA has protein sequence MSVSLGIPQIRSAGPAPSPAPPRAGLVDRHGRRATDLRLSVIDKCNLRCTYCMPADGLPWLPASQLMSPAEITRIVTVGVDRLGITELRLTGGEPLVRGDLEEIIAAVRATHPQLPISLTTNGIGLTTRAPALAAAGLSRINISLDSLDAATFRALARRDRLAQVLAGAEAAAAAGLTPVKINAVLMAGINDHEAPGLLAWALERGFALRFIEQMPLDADHGWTREEMVTAAQIRARLATRFRLTPHPAPRDGAPAQLWDVHPGPATSTGAGTTGTGAAPGGTTGTGDDAGGGAGSGPLGTVGIIASVTEPFCADCTRTRITAEGRIRSCLFSHQEVELLELLRAGATDAQLAERWQAAMWVKPAAHGMDRPGLDSPDYVQPARSMSAIGG, from the coding sequence ATGAGCGTTTCCCTGGGCATTCCGCAGATCCGCAGTGCGGGACCGGCACCCAGTCCCGCCCCGCCCCGGGCAGGACTGGTGGACCGGCACGGGCGGCGGGCCACCGATCTGCGGCTGTCGGTGATCGACAAGTGCAACCTGCGCTGCACCTACTGCATGCCCGCCGACGGGCTGCCCTGGCTGCCGGCCTCCCAGCTGATGAGCCCGGCCGAGATCACCCGGATCGTCACCGTGGGGGTGGACCGGCTGGGGATCACCGAGCTGCGCCTGACCGGTGGGGAACCACTGGTGCGCGGTGACCTGGAGGAGATCATCGCCGCGGTGCGCGCCACCCACCCGCAACTGCCGATCTCGCTGACCACCAACGGCATCGGCCTCACCACCCGCGCTCCCGCCCTGGCGGCGGCCGGGCTGAGCCGGATCAACATCTCCTTGGACTCCCTGGACGCGGCCACCTTCCGCGCCCTGGCCCGCCGGGACCGGCTGGCCCAGGTGCTGGCCGGGGCCGAGGCCGCCGCGGCGGCCGGGCTGACCCCGGTGAAGATCAACGCGGTGCTGATGGCCGGGATCAACGACCACGAAGCCCCCGGCCTGCTGGCCTGGGCGCTGGAGCGCGGCTTCGCGCTGCGCTTCATCGAGCAGATGCCCCTGGACGCCGACCACGGCTGGACGCGGGAGGAGATGGTCACCGCCGCCCAGATCCGGGCCCGGCTGGCCACCCGGTTCCGGCTCACCCCGCACCCGGCACCCCGCGACGGCGCCCCGGCCCAGCTGTGGGACGTCCACCCCGGCCCCGCGACCTCCACCGGGGCCGGGACCACCGGGACCGGCGCGGCCCCCGGCGGGACCACCGGGACCGGGGACGACGCCGGGGGCGGGGCCGGGAGCGGGCCGCTGGGCACGGTGGGGATCATCGCCTCGGTCACCGAGCCCTTCTGCGCCGACTGCACCCGCACCCGGATCACCGCCGAGGGGAGGATCCGCTCCTGCCTGTTCTCCCACCAGGAGGTCGAGCTGCTGGAGCTGCTGCGCGCCGGGGCCACCGACGCGCAGCTGGCCGAGCGGTGGCAGGCGGCGATGTGGGTCAAACCCGCCGCGCACGGGATGGACCGCCCCGGCCTGGACTCCCCCGACTACGTCCAGCCGGCCCGCTCGATGAGCGCGATCGGCGGCTGA
- a CDS encoding DUF6457 domain-containing protein has translation MPKDLSPAEHETLERWLAAVRAALDVPDTELPLDAVLGLTGRVAHSTVRPAVPPTAYLLGYHVARAVAAGEEEHDALRRALRTVGDLVPAARRTPEEN, from the coding sequence ATGCCCAAGGACCTGAGCCCGGCGGAGCACGAGACGCTCGAGCGCTGGCTCGCGGCGGTGCGCGCCGCCCTGGACGTCCCCGACACCGAGCTCCCGCTGGACGCCGTGCTGGGCCTCACCGGGCGGGTGGCCCACAGCACCGTGCGGCCGGCCGTCCCGCCCACCGCCTACCTGCTGGGCTACCACGTGGCCCGGGCGGTCGCCGCGGGCGAGGAGGAGCACGATGCGCTGCGCCGCGCCCTCCGCACCGTCGGCGACCTCGTCCCCGCCGCCCGCCGAACTCCCGAGGAGAACTGA
- the moeB gene encoding molybdopterin-synthase adenylyltransferase MoeB, whose amino-acid sequence MDLPPLVDPAPALTDAELRRYARHLTVPEIGEEGQRRLKNARVLCVGAGGLGSPALLYLAAAGVGTLGIVDDDVVDSSNLQRQVIHGEAALGAPKTASAAARIADLNPLVRVVEHRERLTAANARRILAGYDLVLDGSDNFGTRYLVSDACELGGVPHVWGSILRFDGQYSVFWGAHGPTYRDLYPVPPAPGTVPSCAEAGVLGVLPGLLGTALAVEAVKLVTGIGTTMLGRVATYDALSARWWEIPLAPTPGRPPVRSLQDDAGTPFCAAPAPARPAGEELPTVTAPQLAQLLAARERGEAQFELLDVREPYEARLAAIPGARLVPLARFESGEALAGIDPGRRVLLHCKAGARSERALRLLRAAGHADAAHLEGGVLAWIEQVDPAQRPY is encoded by the coding sequence GTGGACCTGCCCCCGCTCGTCGACCCCGCCCCCGCGCTCACCGACGCCGAGCTGCGCCGCTACGCCCGGCACCTCACCGTCCCCGAGATCGGGGAGGAGGGCCAGCGGCGGCTGAAGAACGCCCGGGTGCTGTGCGTGGGCGCGGGCGGACTGGGCTCCCCGGCGCTGCTCTACCTCGCCGCCGCGGGGGTGGGGACCCTCGGGATCGTCGACGACGACGTGGTGGACTCCTCCAACCTCCAGCGCCAGGTGATCCACGGGGAGGCCGCCCTGGGCGCGCCCAAGACGGCCTCGGCCGCGGCGCGGATCGCCGACCTCAACCCGCTGGTGCGCGTCGTCGAGCACCGCGAGCGGCTCACGGCGGCGAACGCGCGGCGGATCCTGGCCGGCTACGACCTCGTGCTGGACGGCTCGGACAACTTCGGGACCCGCTACCTCGTCTCGGACGCGTGCGAGCTCGGCGGTGTCCCGCACGTGTGGGGCTCGATCCTGCGCTTCGACGGCCAGTACTCGGTCTTCTGGGGCGCGCACGGGCCCACCTACCGGGACCTCTACCCGGTGCCGCCGGCGCCGGGCACCGTGCCCAGCTGCGCCGAGGCCGGGGTGCTCGGCGTCCTGCCGGGCCTGCTGGGGACCGCCCTGGCGGTCGAGGCCGTCAAGCTGGTCACCGGGATCGGCACCACCATGCTGGGCCGGGTGGCCACCTACGACGCCCTGTCCGCGCGCTGGTGGGAGATCCCGCTGGCCCCCACGCCGGGACGCCCGCCCGTGCGCTCCCTGCAGGACGACGCCGGGACTCCCTTCTGCGCGGCACCCGCCCCGGCGCGGCCGGCGGGGGAGGAGCTGCCCACGGTCACGGCGCCGCAGCTCGCGCAGCTGCTCGCCGCCCGGGAGCGCGGCGAGGCGCAGTTCGAGCTCCTCGACGTGCGCGAGCCCTACGAGGCCCGTCTCGCGGCCATCCCGGGCGCGCGGCTGGTCCCCCTGGCCCGGTTCGAGTCCGGCGAGGCGCTGGCGGGGATCGACCCGGGACGCCGGGTGCTGCTGCACTGCAAGGCCGGGGCGCGCTCCGAGCGGGCGCTGCGGCTGCTGCGGGCGGCCGGGCACGCCGACGCCGCCCACCTGGAGGGCGGGGTGCTGGCCTGGATCGAGCAGGTGGATCCCGCCCAGCGGCCCTACTGA
- the moaC gene encoding cyclic pyranopterin monophosphate synthase MoaC, with product MTDQQQGLTHVRADGSAHMVDVSHKDVTTREATATATLRTRPDVVEQVFAADLPKGDALPVARVAGIMAAKRTPELVPLCHPLPISKVVVDFERLVDGVRITATVRTRGVTGVEMEALTAASVAALTLYDMIKAVDKLAEIDRVRVLAKSGGKSGDWSRDGGDRA from the coding sequence ATGACCGATCAGCAGCAGGGCCTCACGCACGTCCGGGCGGACGGCTCCGCGCACATGGTGGACGTCTCGCACAAGGACGTCACCACCCGCGAGGCCACCGCGACGGCCACGCTGCGCACCCGGCCCGACGTCGTCGAGCAGGTCTTCGCCGCGGACCTCCCCAAGGGCGATGCCCTCCCGGTGGCCCGCGTCGCGGGGATCATGGCGGCCAAGCGGACCCCGGAGCTCGTCCCGCTGTGCCACCCCCTGCCGATCAGCAAGGTGGTGGTGGACTTCGAGCGCCTGGTCGACGGGGTGCGGATCACCGCCACCGTGCGCACCCGCGGGGTGACCGGCGTGGAGATGGAGGCCCTGACCGCGGCGTCGGTGGCCGCGCTGACGCTCTACGACATGATCAAGGCCGTGGACAAGCTCGCCGAGATCGACCGGGTCAGGGTGCTCGCCAAGTCCGGCGGGAAGTCGGGGGACTGGTCGCGGGACGGCGGGGACCGCGCATGA
- a CDS encoding molybdopterin molybdotransferase MoeA — MSRHAQHPVRSVDEHRRAVTEALRGIRPRGETVPLREALGRVLAEDLVAPLSLQPFDNSQMDGFAVRAADTRGAPGEEEARLVVVAPVPAGHVPGPLAAGEAAPVMTGAPLPPGADAVVPVEETLPGGFPAPGSVLRVPADQPAGRFVRRAGEDLAEGATALSAGQRLTPARIGLAAALGCAALRVRARPRAVVYTTGDEVVAPGTARGPAQIFDANAAILGAQLTEADVEVLAAHLVPDDPEAFAARLAADAAQGPDLFVSSGGVSEGAYEVVRQVLGPHGEFVHVAMQPGGPQGLAHRDGVPFVCLPGNPVSTLVSFEMFLRPALTETVGAPVPRPLRTARLAEAVRPLPGRTQVRRGVWDGTVVRLAGGPGSHLLAAAARANALVLLPPGDAELPAGAPVELLGLD; from the coding sequence ATGAGCAGGCACGCGCAGCACCCGGTCCGCAGCGTCGACGAGCACCGCCGTGCGGTCACCGAGGCACTGCGCGGAATCCGCCCGCGCGGGGAGACCGTCCCCCTGCGTGAGGCACTGGGCCGGGTCCTGGCCGAGGACCTGGTGGCGCCCCTGAGCCTGCAGCCCTTCGACAACTCGCAGATGGACGGCTTCGCGGTGCGTGCCGCCGACACCCGGGGGGCGCCGGGGGAGGAGGAGGCGCGGCTCGTCGTCGTCGCACCCGTCCCGGCCGGTCACGTCCCGGGGCCCCTGGCGGCCGGGGAGGCGGCCCCCGTCATGACCGGTGCGCCGCTGCCGCCCGGGGCGGACGCCGTGGTCCCGGTCGAGGAGACGCTCCCGGGCGGCTTCCCGGCTCCCGGGAGCGTGCTCCGTGTCCCGGCCGACCAGCCGGCCGGACGGTTCGTGCGCCGGGCGGGCGAGGACCTGGCCGAGGGGGCGACCGCCCTGTCGGCCGGGCAGCGGCTGACGCCCGCCCGGATCGGCCTCGCCGCCGCCCTCGGGTGCGCCGCGCTGCGGGTGCGGGCCCGGCCCCGGGCCGTGGTCTACACGACGGGGGACGAGGTGGTGGCCCCCGGGACCGCCCGCGGGCCCGCCCAGATCTTCGACGCGAACGCGGCGATCCTGGGCGCGCAGCTGACGGAGGCGGACGTGGAGGTGCTCGCCGCCCACCTGGTTCCCGACGACCCCGAGGCCTTCGCCGCGCGGCTGGCCGCCGACGCCGCCCAGGGACCCGACCTCTTCGTCTCCTCGGGCGGTGTCAGCGAGGGCGCCTACGAGGTCGTCCGCCAGGTGCTCGGGCCCCACGGCGAGTTCGTGCACGTGGCGATGCAGCCGGGCGGGCCGCAGGGGCTCGCCCACCGGGACGGGGTGCCCTTCGTGTGCCTGCCCGGCAACCCCGTGAGCACGCTGGTGTCCTTCGAGATGTTCCTGCGGCCGGCGCTGACGGAGACCGTCGGCGCCCCCGTCCCCCGCCCGCTCCGCACGGCGCGGCTCGCAGAGGCCGTCCGCCCGCTGCCCGGCAGGACCCAGGTCCGCCGGGGCGTGTGGGACGGCACCGTGGTGCGGCTGGCGGGCGGTCCCGGCTCCCACCTGCTGGCCGCCGCGGCCCGGGCCAACGCCCTCGTCCTGCTGCCGCCGGGGGACGCGGAGCTGCCGGCGGGCGCTCCCGTGGAGCTGCTCGGGCTCGACTGA